In Lacrimispora indolis DSM 755, a genomic segment contains:
- a CDS encoding MetS family NSS transporter small subunit translates to MNPFALAMMLVGCSVVWGGLFLCVGIALTKKTEE, encoded by the coding sequence ATGAATCCATTTGCATTGGCTATGATGCTTGTCGGTTGTTCTGTTGTATGGGGTGGACTGTTTCTATGCGTAGGCATAGCCCTCACTAAAAAAACGGAAGAATAA
- the mmsB gene encoding multiple monosaccharide ABC transporter permease, translating into MENKMKLSEGLKKYTMVIVLAVVVILFTVNTGGKMLLPQNVNNLIAQNAYVFILATGMLFCILTGGNIDLSVGSVVCFVGAIGGSMMITMGINPYLTLLAMLIMGVLVGAWQGFWIAYVRIPPFIVTLAGMLMFRGLSNVVLQGMTLSPIPEPFLNLFNTYVPDIFGIQGFNLTCFLVGIIACLVFVVLELLNRRRKLQKGYRVDPLGGLAVKMALISFVVLFFMYKLARYKGIPNALIWVTAIIGIYSYISSKTTTGRYFYAVGGNEKATRLSGIDTNKVYFLAYLNMGLLAAVAGMVTVARLNSANPTAGNSYEMDAIGACFIGGASAYGGTGTVPGVIVGATLMGVLNLGMSIMGVDQNLQKVVKGAVLMAAVIFDVVSKRKSFIVKQ; encoded by the coding sequence ATGGAGAATAAGATGAAATTATCTGAGGGATTAAAAAAATATACGATGGTGATCGTTCTGGCTGTTGTAGTCATTCTTTTCACGGTCAACACCGGAGGAAAGATGCTTCTGCCCCAGAATGTGAACAATTTAATTGCCCAGAATGCCTATGTATTTATCCTGGCCACTGGTATGCTTTTTTGCATCCTCACAGGAGGCAACATTGACTTGTCCGTAGGCTCTGTGGTTTGTTTTGTAGGGGCCATAGGCGGAAGCATGATGATCACCATGGGGATTAACCCTTATCTGACCTTGCTTGCAATGCTGATTATGGGCGTACTGGTGGGCGCATGGCAGGGCTTCTGGATCGCATACGTGCGGATCCCTCCTTTTATCGTAACCTTGGCCGGTATGCTCATGTTCCGGGGGTTATCCAATGTGGTTTTACAGGGAATGACCTTGTCCCCTATTCCGGAACCATTTTTAAACCTGTTTAACACCTATGTCCCGGATATCTTTGGTATTCAGGGCTTTAACCTGACCTGTTTTCTGGTGGGCATCATTGCCTGTCTTGTTTTTGTGGTTCTGGAGCTTTTAAACAGGAGAAGAAAGCTTCAAAAAGGATACCGGGTGGATCCCCTTGGAGGCCTGGCTGTCAAAATGGCTCTTATCAGCTTTGTGGTTTTGTTCTTTATGTATAAGCTGGCCAGATATAAAGGGATTCCAAACGCCCTTATCTGGGTGACGGCGATCATTGGGATCTACAGTTATATTTCTTCCAAAACAACCACAGGACGGTATTTTTACGCTGTGGGCGGAAATGAGAAGGCAACCAGGCTGTCCGGCATTGACACCAATAAAGTGTATTTTCTCGCTTATTTGAATATGGGTCTCCTGGCAGCAGTGGCAGGTATGGTGACCGTTGCCCGGTTAAATTCTGCCAATCCTACGGCAGGAAACAGCTACGAAATGGATGCCATCGGTGCCTGCTTTATCGGAGGCGCTTCCGCATACGGCGGTACAGGAACTGTGCCTGGAGTTATTGTAGGCGCGACTCTTATGGGCGTGCTGAACTTAGGGATGAGCATCATGGGTGTTGACCAGAACCTGCAGAAGGTGGTAAAAGGAGCGGTTCTTATGGCGGCAGTTATATTTGATGTGGTGAGTAAGAGAAAGTCGTTTATTGTGAAGCAGTAA
- a CDS encoding substrate-binding domain-containing protein produces MLCCALTAGCTNAKAETETQALTKAGESPLQIGLSFDSFVIERWIRDRDVFVSTAKELGAEVNVQNANGDVNEQIEQIKYFIKKQMDVIVVVAGDCEALSDVMKKAKDAGIKTMSYDRLVRNADCDMYISFDNREVGTLMAESLVENIPEGGRIFMIQGPETDHNVAMVREGFESVIKGKNLEVVYKSNCEGWLAEHAFDYAKEALEQYPDVKGIMCGNDDLATQVFRALSEDRLAGRVCLVGQDGDLMACQRIVEGTQNMTAFKSVEEEARIAAEYALKLGKGEPLEGIKTTINDGTYDVPSLELRPVAVTRENMDSVIIQGGFHGKEDVYLNVKQQ; encoded by the coding sequence ATGCTCTGCTGTGCTCTGACGGCAGGATGCACAAATGCTAAGGCAGAGACAGAGACCCAGGCTTTGACAAAGGCCGGGGAGAGCCCCCTGCAGATTGGGCTGAGCTTTGATTCCTTTGTGATCGAGCGGTGGATCAGGGACCGGGATGTTTTTGTATCCACGGCTAAGGAGCTGGGAGCAGAAGTCAATGTACAAAATGCCAACGGGGATGTGAACGAACAGATTGAGCAGATCAAATACTTCATAAAAAAGCAGATGGATGTGATTGTGGTGGTGGCAGGAGACTGTGAAGCATTGTCCGATGTGATGAAAAAGGCAAAGGATGCGGGAATCAAAACCATGAGCTATGACCGGCTGGTCAGGAATGCGGACTGCGATATGTACATATCCTTTGACAACCGGGAGGTGGGAACGCTGATGGCAGAAAGCCTGGTGGAAAACATCCCTGAGGGAGGCAGGATTTTCATGATCCAGGGGCCTGAAACGGATCATAATGTGGCAATGGTCCGGGAAGGCTTTGAATCGGTAATAAAGGGAAAAAACCTGGAGGTGGTCTATAAAAGCAACTGTGAAGGCTGGCTAGCGGAGCATGCCTTTGATTATGCCAAGGAAGCTTTGGAACAATACCCGGATGTAAAGGGGATCATGTGTGGAAACGACGATCTGGCTACCCAGGTTTTCCGGGCTTTGTCGGAAGACAGGCTGGCAGGAAGAGTCTGTCTTGTGGGCCAGGATGGGGATTTAATGGCCTGTCAGAGGATCGTGGAAGGGACCCAGAATATGACAGCCTTTAAATCTGTGGAGGAAGAAGCCAGAATAGCCGCGGAATACGCGTTGAAGCTGGGAAAAGGGGAGCCGTTGGAAGGAATTAAGACTACTATTAACGATGGAACCTACGATGTTCCAAGCCTGGAACTGAGGCCGGTGGCGGTCACCAGGGAGAATATGGATTCCGTCATCATTCAGGGAGGATTCCATGGAAAAGAAGATGTGTACTTAAATGTAAAGCAGCAGTAG
- the chvE gene encoding multiple monosaccharide ABC transporter substrate-binding protein, translated as MKRKFLAAAMAFALTAGMLSGCASSTGSAPESKETQTTAAATTEAEKAAETKAEETKATGGSGTLVGVAMPTKDLQRWNQDGSNMKKELEAAGYKVDLQYASNDVQTQVSQVENMISNGCQILVVASIDGSSLGEPLSQAKAMGIPVISYDRLIMNSDAVTYYATFDNYKVGQKQGEYLVEALGLETAAEPKNIELFTGDPADNNCNFFFGGAMDVLKKYIDSGKLVVKSGQTAFEQVATANWDSEKAQNRMDTIIAGNYSDGTVLDAVLCSNDSTALGVENALASSYTGKYPIITGQDCDIANVKNMLQGKQAMSIFKDTRTLASQVVKMVDSVMQGGEAEINDTKSYDNGTGIIPTYLCDPVVVTVDNYKDMLITSGYYTEDQLK; from the coding sequence ATGAAACGAAAATTTTTAGCGGCTGCAATGGCTTTTGCCCTGACGGCAGGAATGCTTTCCGGATGTGCCAGCTCCACAGGCTCTGCACCTGAGAGCAAAGAGACCCAGACGACTGCAGCAGCCACCACAGAAGCCGAAAAAGCGGCTGAGACCAAGGCAGAGGAAACCAAAGCAACGGGGGGGAGCGGAACCTTAGTCGGAGTTGCAATGCCCACCAAGGACTTACAGCGGTGGAACCAGGATGGATCCAATATGAAAAAGGAACTGGAAGCCGCCGGATATAAGGTGGATTTACAGTATGCCAGCAATGATGTCCAGACTCAGGTATCCCAGGTAGAGAATATGATTTCCAACGGCTGCCAGATCCTTGTGGTGGCTTCCATTGACGGAAGCTCATTGGGAGAACCCTTAAGCCAGGCCAAGGCCATGGGCATTCCGGTCATTTCCTATGACCGTCTGATCATGAACTCTGATGCTGTTACTTATTATGCAACCTTTGACAACTATAAAGTCGGACAAAAGCAGGGTGAATATCTGGTAGAGGCTCTGGGCCTTGAGACCGCTGCGGAGCCTAAGAACATTGAGCTGTTTACCGGAGACCCGGCTGACAACAACTGCAATTTCTTCTTTGGCGGGGCAATGGATGTCCTTAAAAAGTATATTGACAGCGGCAAGCTGGTGGTAAAATCCGGTCAGACTGCTTTTGAGCAGGTAGCCACTGCTAACTGGGATTCTGAGAAAGCCCAGAACCGTATGGATACCATTATTGCAGGCAACTATTCTGACGGAACCGTATTGGACGCAGTCCTCTGCTCCAACGATTCCACTGCCCTGGGAGTGGAGAACGCCCTTGCTTCTTCCTATACCGGAAAATATCCCATCATCACAGGACAGGATTGTGATATTGCCAATGTAAAGAACATGCTCCAGGGAAAACAGGCCATGAGCATTTTTAAGGATACCCGTACCCTTGCGTCCCAGGTAGTAAAGATGGTGGATTCTGTTATGCAGGGCGGAGAAGCGGAGATCAACGATACGAAATCCTATGATAACGGAACCGGGATCATTCCCACCTATTTATGCGATCCGGTAGTGGTAACGGTTGACAACTACAAGGATATGTTGATTACTTCCGGTTACTACACGGAGGACCAGTTAAAGTAA
- a CDS encoding LysR family transcriptional regulator translates to MEIRKLAYFVSVVKHKNFTKAAQEHHMVQTAMSRQIAAIEEEVGVVLLKRNNRTVLLTPAGEVFYRKALKVIELYSDMISQTQKTAKLHPKVLEIGFGHYEHILIAQVVSEFKALYPDIDVLVAKYNYNDLITYLQAGKLDIVFTLPFSPAFVSQDETVVKPVFPSTMYIIVNKKHPLAQFDIISADSLNEYTLITLSEDSGPCSLETLKQFTMTAGFNIKDSMNANSLESQILMVESGLGVAFLPSICIKHLTPNVKAINLKDFDPGNFVAMYQKSNENPFIKIFLQLASLKDN, encoded by the coding sequence ATGGAAATCAGAAAATTGGCTTATTTTGTTTCAGTTGTAAAACATAAGAATTTTACAAAGGCTGCCCAGGAACACCACATGGTGCAAACAGCCATGAGCCGCCAGATTGCGGCCATAGAAGAAGAAGTTGGAGTCGTCTTGCTTAAGCGCAACAACAGAACTGTTTTGCTTACACCTGCAGGAGAAGTTTTTTATCGCAAAGCTTTAAAGGTGATAGAACTGTACAGTGATATGATTTCTCAAACACAAAAGACGGCTAAACTGCATCCCAAAGTATTAGAAATTGGCTTTGGCCATTATGAACATATTTTAATAGCACAGGTAGTTTCTGAGTTTAAGGCCCTTTATCCGGATATTGATGTTTTGGTTGCAAAGTACAACTATAACGATCTTATAACATACCTGCAAGCCGGAAAATTAGATATCGTCTTTACTCTTCCTTTCAGTCCTGCTTTTGTTTCACAGGATGAGACCGTGGTAAAGCCGGTTTTTCCTTCTACTATGTATATCATTGTAAATAAAAAGCATCCTCTTGCTCAGTTTGATATCATATCAGCCGATTCACTGAATGAATATACATTAATTACCTTAAGCGAGGATTCAGGCCCCTGCTCTCTGGAGACCTTAAAACAATTTACAATGACGGCCGGCTTTAACATCAAAGACAGCATGAATGCCAACAGCCTGGAATCGCAGATATTAATGGTGGAATCAGGACTGGGTGTGGCATTCTTGCCAAGTATTTGTATCAAGCATTTGACACCGAATGTAAAGGCCATTAATTTAAAGGATTTTGACCCCGGTAATTTTGTTGCCATGTACCAGAAATCCAATGAAAATCCTTTTATAAAAATCTTTCTTCAATTAGCTTCTTTAAAAGACAATTAA
- a CDS encoding helix-turn-helix domain-containing protein yields MFRILVADDEGIMLESISHIIKSNFGSDCEIACVKTGRAVIEQAGSFRPDIAFVDIQMPGLNGIQAIREVRKFNPSVVFIIITAYDKFSYAQEAVNLGVMEFIMKPVNKKKILDVCVKAMHQVEEARQKLSDDLRIREKLEIVIPMIESGFIYNVLQEDSELSKSGYIEMLDIKKPYGFMIVLEFGDSIEGGTMTNAIGVSVRVNKLYSMVREIVKDYFDCVIGPAMGNRLALFLSFEQEKMRYEERVEIITRTRNMIHKLESATDIKCRGGIGSVKPLEGIRDSYKEALRSLRESDSHVVHITDIPAVSDYDGEYPLELENQYLQRGIKADREGALSCAGEFFDWMLAHDGNVRSNIEIKILELVMRLERRAFEAGNVRYGFRYRENYLEELKEAADGEALKRWFLDKTREVCDNISTSREREYENVVSRVKGYIDENYAKDISLDDVSRMVDISPYYFSKLFKQEVGENFIEYVTRTRIKNARRLLEDSRYSIKEVCIMSGYSDPNYFSRIFKKYEGMTPSEYRER; encoded by the coding sequence ATGTTTCGTATACTGGTAGCTGATGACGAGGGAATCATGCTGGAGTCCATCAGCCATATCATAAAGTCTAATTTTGGCAGCGATTGTGAGATTGCCTGCGTTAAAACAGGCAGGGCAGTCATTGAGCAGGCTGGTTCCTTCCGGCCGGATATTGCATTTGTGGACATCCAGATGCCGGGGTTAAACGGGATTCAGGCCATCAGGGAGGTGCGCAAATTCAATCCTTCCGTTGTATTCATCATTATAACAGCCTATGATAAATTTTCTTATGCCCAGGAGGCGGTGAACTTAGGTGTCATGGAGTTCATCATGAAGCCGGTCAATAAAAAGAAGATCCTGGATGTGTGTGTAAAGGCCATGCACCAGGTGGAGGAGGCCAGACAGAAGCTTAGCGATGATTTAAGGATCAGGGAAAAGCTTGAGATCGTGATCCCCATGATCGAAAGCGGGTTCATTTACAATGTGCTTCAGGAGGACTCGGAGCTTTCCAAAAGCGGATATATTGAAATGCTGGACATAAAAAAGCCTTATGGATTCATGATCGTTCTGGAATTCGGGGACAGCATTGAAGGGGGAACCATGACCAACGCCATTGGGGTCAGCGTCCGGGTGAACAAGCTTTATTCCATGGTCAGGGAAATCGTAAAGGATTATTTTGACTGCGTCATAGGACCTGCTATGGGAAACCGGCTGGCACTGTTTCTTTCCTTTGAACAGGAAAAGATGCGGTATGAGGAACGGGTGGAAATCATTACAAGAACCCGGAACATGATCCATAAGCTGGAAAGCGCCACTGACATTAAGTGCAGGGGCGGAATCGGCTCCGTAAAGCCTCTGGAAGGAATCAGGGACTCCTATAAAGAGGCATTAAGATCCCTGCGGGAAAGCGACAGCCATGTGGTGCATATCACGGATATTCCTGCAGTGTCTGATTATGACGGGGAATATCCCTTAGAGCTGGAAAACCAGTACCTTCAAAGAGGAATCAAGGCGGACCGGGAAGGGGCATTGTCCTGCGCCGGCGAATTCTTTGACTGGATGCTGGCTCACGACGGAAATGTGCGGTCTAACATTGAAATCAAGATATTGGAGCTGGTCATGAGGCTTGAAAGGCGGGCCTTTGAGGCAGGCAATGTCCGCTATGGCTTCCGCTACCGGGAGAATTATTTAGAGGAGTTAAAGGAGGCTGCCGACGGAGAAGCTCTGAAACGGTGGTTTTTAGATAAGACCAGGGAGGTGTGTGATAATATCAGCACTTCCAGGGAAAGAGAATATGAAAATGTAGTTTCCAGGGTCAAGGGCTATATTGATGAGAATTATGCCAAGGATATATCTCTTGACGATGTTTCCAGAATGGTTGACATAAGTCCTTATTATTTCAGTAAATTGTTTAAACAGGAGGTGGGAGAGAATTTCATAGAATATGTAACCAGAACCAGGATTAAAAATGCCAGGCGTCTTCTGGAGGATTCCAGATACAGCATCAAGGAGGTATGCATCATGTCCGGCTACAGTGATCCCAATTATTTCAGCCGGATATTTAAAAAGTATGAGGGAATGACGCCAAGCGAATACAGGGAGAGGTAA
- a CDS encoding tryptophanase: MAVKYIPEPFRIKMVERIKMLNQEERLEKIKEAKYNLFSLRGEDVYIDLLTDSGTNAMSDGQWAGVMKGDEAYAGSSSYYKLIDAGKDIFGYDFIQPVHQGRAGEKVLFPIFLSKGKFAISNMFFDTTRAHVELAGARAIDCVVEEAKNPSIRAPFKGNMDVVKLEKLINELGAENVGLVVMTITNNSAGGQPVSMANMREVSEICKKYDIPLNIDAARYAENAFFIKQREEECKNMSIKEIVNKIFSYGDMFTMSAKKDTIVNIGGLIGIKDGNSPIILKVKANCISYEGFFTYGGLSGRDLEALAIGLYEGIDENFLRYRIGQMEYLAGKLDEAGIAYQSPVGGHGVFVDAAAFFPHIPYNEFPAQVLAIELYKEAGIRTCDIGSFMLGNDPDTGEQLHSEFEFTRFAIPRRVYTQAHIDIMADALIAIKERASEIKRGYRITWEPPILRHFQASLEPIEY, translated from the coding sequence ATGGCTGTAAAGTATATTCCAGAACCGTTCAGAATCAAAATGGTAGAACGAATTAAAATGTTAAATCAAGAGGAACGTTTGGAAAAAATCAAGGAGGCTAAGTATAATTTGTTTAGTCTGAGGGGAGAAGATGTCTATATTGATCTTTTAACCGACAGCGGAACCAATGCTATGAGTGACGGCCAATGGGCAGGAGTCATGAAAGGCGATGAAGCATATGCCGGTTCATCCAGCTACTATAAATTAATTGATGCCGGTAAAGATATATTTGGTTATGATTTTATACAACCGGTTCACCAGGGCCGTGCCGGCGAAAAGGTGCTTTTTCCGATTTTCCTTTCCAAAGGTAAATTTGCTATTTCCAATATGTTCTTTGATACAACAAGAGCTCATGTAGAGCTGGCAGGGGCAAGAGCCATTGACTGCGTGGTGGAAGAAGCAAAAAATCCGTCTATAAGAGCTCCGTTTAAAGGCAACATGGATGTTGTGAAATTAGAAAAACTAATCAATGAACTGGGTGCTGAAAATGTTGGTCTTGTTGTAATGACCATTACCAACAATTCGGCAGGCGGTCAGCCCGTATCCATGGCAAACATGAGAGAGGTATCAGAAATTTGTAAAAAGTATGATATTCCTCTTAACATTGATGCCGCCAGATATGCTGAAAATGCTTTTTTCATAAAGCAGCGGGAAGAAGAATGCAAGAATATGTCCATAAAAGAAATTGTCAACAAAATCTTCAGCTATGGTGACATGTTTACAATGTCTGCCAAAAAGGATACAATTGTAAATATCGGCGGTCTGATCGGAATAAAGGATGGCAATTCTCCAATAATTTTAAAAGTAAAAGCCAACTGTATTTCATACGAAGGATTTTTTACTTATGGAGGACTTTCCGGACGGGATCTTGAAGCTCTGGCAATTGGTCTTTATGAGGGTATTGACGAAAACTTCTTAAGATACCGCATTGGTCAGATGGAATACCTGGCAGGTAAATTAGACGAGGCAGGAATCGCTTACCAGTCACCGGTGGGCGGTCATGGGGTCTTTGTGGATGCAGCAGCATTTTTCCCTCATATTCCATATAATGAATTCCCTGCGCAGGTGCTTGCAATAGAGCTTTACAAAGAGGCTGGAATCCGTACCTGTGACATCGGTTCCTTTATGCTGGGTAACGACCCGGATACCGGTGAACAGCTTCATTCCGAGTTTGAATTCACACGCTTTGCGATTCCCCGCCGTGTTTATACACAGGCCCATATTGACATCATGGCTGATGCATTGATCGCAATCAAGGAAAGAGCATCTGAAATCAAACGCGGATACCGCATCACCTGGGAGCCGCCGATTTTACGCCACTTCCAGGCATCTTTGGAACCCATCGAATATTAA
- a CDS encoding sodium-dependent transporter — MRDQWNSRTGFLFAAIGAAVGLGNLWRFPFQAYKNGGGAFFLPYFVAIITCAVPLMIMEYTYGRRIRGGSTKAFARLKKKLEIIGWVQVMVPIVVMMFYSTIISISVVFMIYCIGHAFGIVNWMSNPGPLLGVITGQAQNAFDFGSGISLYMLGAVVVVWFCNWAIVRKGISGGIEKASKIFTPLLMILMIIFMINSMRLEGSYIGLNALFTPDFSKILNPSIWVAAYAQVFFSTTLAVGVMIAYGSYLGEKQDIVNNSFITVLSNSSFDIIAGITVFSTLGFLVNKQGVSFDSFGTGAGVAFIAFPIAISTMSSNIVVQGILGFLFFFCLFIAGISSSISMLEAFNTSALDKFKISRKKLTNIISIAGFIGSATFATYCGFNYILDLVDSYVANYVIATLGLVEVVAVSYIYGTEKLREDANEYSDFKIGKWWDYLLKYFTPILLGITVITNFVSGIMKMFGMDSVTLISNIVFGWGTVVLMIGVAIVFFKRPWQTDIE; from the coding sequence ATGCGAGATCAATGGAACAGCAGAACAGGTTTTTTATTTGCAGCAATTGGGGCTGCAGTTGGATTAGGTAATTTATGGAGGTTTCCGTTTCAAGCTTATAAAAATGGTGGTGGAGCATTTTTTCTTCCATACTTTGTAGCAATTATTACATGTGCCGTTCCATTAATGATCATGGAATACACCTATGGCCGGAGAATACGAGGCGGTTCAACAAAGGCATTTGCCAGACTAAAGAAGAAATTAGAGATTATTGGCTGGGTACAGGTTATGGTGCCCATCGTGGTCATGATGTTCTACAGCACCATCATATCCATATCCGTGGTCTTTATGATCTACTGTATCGGTCATGCCTTTGGTATCGTAAACTGGATGAGCAACCCGGGCCCGCTGTTAGGTGTTATTACCGGGCAGGCCCAGAATGCTTTCGACTTTGGAAGCGGAATCAGCCTTTATATGCTGGGCGCAGTGGTGGTAGTATGGTTTTGCAACTGGGCCATTGTCCGGAAGGGGATTTCCGGAGGAATTGAAAAGGCCTCAAAGATATTCACGCCTCTTCTTATGATTTTGATGATCATTTTTATGATTAACTCCATGAGGCTGGAGGGGTCATATATTGGATTGAATGCATTGTTTACACCGGACTTTTCTAAAATTTTAAATCCCAGCATATGGGTTGCAGCATATGCACAGGTATTTTTCTCCACCACACTTGCAGTTGGTGTTATGATTGCTTACGGTTCTTATCTGGGAGAAAAACAGGATATCGTAAACAACTCTTTTATCACCGTACTGTCAAACAGCTCTTTTGATATTATTGCAGGAATCACCGTATTTTCAACCCTGGGTTTTTTGGTCAATAAACAAGGCGTTTCTTTCGACTCCTTCGGAACCGGGGCCGGAGTTGCTTTTATTGCATTTCCTATAGCAATTTCAACCATGTCATCTAATATTGTGGTTCAGGGTATTTTAGGATTTTTGTTTTTCTTTTGTTTATTTATTGCAGGAATCTCCTCCAGCATTTCTATGCTTGAGGCATTCAATACTTCAGCCCTGGATAAATTTAAGATTTCGCGTAAAAAATTGACCAACATCATTTCCATCGCCGGTTTTATCGGAAGTGCCACCTTTGCCACATACTGCGGATTTAACTATATTCTGGATCTGGTGGATTCTTACGTGGCAAACTATGTGATCGCTACTCTTGGCCTGGTGGAAGTAGTTGCAGTCAGTTACATTTACGGTACAGAGAAACTCAGAGAAGATGCAAACGAATATTCTGACTTTAAGATCGGTAAATGGTGGGATTACTTATTAAAATACTTTACCCCCATCTTATTGGGAATTACTGTTATTACAAATTTTGTATCCGGTATCATGAAGATGTTTGGTATGGATTCTGTAACACTGATATCAAATATTGTGTTCGGCTGGGGAACGGTTGTACTTATGATCGGTGTTGCCATTGTATTCTTTAAACGTCCATGGCAAACTGATATTGAATGA
- the mmsA gene encoding multiple monosaccharide ABC transporter ATP-binding protein produces the protein MAKILLEMKNITKTFPGVKALDNVNLQVEEGEIHALVGENGAGKSTLMNVLSGIYPYGTYEGDIIYGGEICKFNHISDSEQKGIVIIHQELALVPYMTIAENMYLGNEKGKRYAINWNETYGEADRYLKTVGLMESSQTLIKDISVGKQQLVEIAKALAKNARLLILDEPTASLNEDDSKSLLELLLKFKSEGLTSIIISHKLNEIAYVADKITVIRDGSTIETLDRKKDAITEDRIIKGMVGRELVDRFPRRCDVEIGEKAMEVEHWSACHPLYSDRKVVSDVSFHVRKGEVVGICGLMGAGRTELAMSIFGKSYGVNISGTIRIHGKETSLNSVRDAIRHKLAYVTEDRKGNGLILGTPIKINTTLANMQAVSRHTIIDKDKEFEVAEDYRDKLKTKCPTVEQNVGNLSGGNQQKVLLSKWMFAEPDILILDEPTRGIDVGAKYEIYCIINRLASEGKSIIMISSELPEVLGMSDRIYIMNEGRMVGEVSAAEATQEKIMACILKSDKHPEGIPLCPEAGAN, from the coding sequence TTGGCAAAAATACTTTTGGAAATGAAGAACATAACCAAGACATTTCCAGGCGTCAAGGCTCTGGATAATGTAAACCTTCAGGTAGAGGAAGGGGAAATCCATGCCCTGGTTGGGGAAAATGGAGCCGGTAAATCTACTCTGATGAACGTGCTCAGCGGCATTTATCCCTATGGCACCTATGAGGGAGATATTATTTACGGCGGAGAAATCTGCAAATTTAACCATATCAGTGACAGTGAACAAAAGGGAATCGTCATCATTCATCAGGAGCTGGCCCTTGTCCCCTACATGACGATTGCTGAAAACATGTATCTGGGAAATGAAAAGGGGAAAAGGTACGCAATCAACTGGAATGAAACTTACGGGGAGGCGGACCGGTATTTAAAAACCGTTGGGCTTATGGAATCTTCCCAGACACTGATCAAGGATATCAGCGTAGGCAAGCAGCAGCTGGTGGAAATCGCAAAGGCTCTTGCAAAGAATGCCAGGCTTTTGATCCTGGATGAGCCTACCGCATCATTGAATGAAGATGATTCCAAGTCCCTTCTGGAGCTTTTGCTGAAATTTAAATCAGAGGGATTAACTTCTATCATTATTTCTCATAAACTGAATGAAATTGCCTATGTGGCGGATAAGATCACAGTCATCCGCGACGGCTCGACCATAGAAACTCTGGACAGGAAAAAGGATGCCATTACCGAAGACCGGATCATCAAAGGCATGGTGGGACGGGAGCTGGTGGACCGTTTTCCCAGGCGGTGTGACGTGGAAATCGGTGAAAAGGCCATGGAGGTAGAGCACTGGAGTGCCTGTCATCCTTTGTATTCTGACCGGAAGGTGGTAAGCGATGTCTCCTTTCATGTGAGAAAAGGAGAGGTGGTAGGAATCTGCGGTCTGATGGGTGCCGGAAGAACAGAACTTGCCATGAGCATTTTCGGAAAAAGCTATGGGGTCAATATTTCCGGAACAATCCGCATTCACGGAAAAGAGACATCATTAAATTCTGTCCGGGATGCGATCCGTCACAAGCTCGCTTATGTCACTGAGGACCGGAAGGGCAACGGCCTGATTCTGGGGACTCCCATTAAGATCAACACGACCCTTGCCAATATGCAGGCCGTCAGCCGCCATACCATTATTGATAAGGATAAAGAATTTGAGGTGGCAGAGGATTACCGGGATAAGCTGAAAACCAAATGCCCCACAGTGGAACAGAACGTGGGAAATTTAAGCGGCGGAAACCAGCAGAAAGTCCTTCTGTCAAAATGGATGTTCGCGGAACCTGATATCCTGATTTTAGATGAACCTACCAGAGGGATCGACGTAGGCGCAAAATACGAGATATACTGCATCATCAACCGTCTGGCCTCGGAAGGCAAATCAATCATCATGATATCATCAGAGCTTCCGGAAGTGCTTGGAATGTCCGACCGGATTTATATCATGAATGAAGGCCGAATGGTGGGAGAGGTCAGCGCGGCCGAGGCGACTCAGGAAAAGATCATGGCCTGTATCTTAAAGTCAGATAAACACCCTGAGGGCATCCCTTTATGCCCTGAAGCGGGGGCAAATTAG